The genomic window ATCATCTTCAACTTCGCCCTGGCCCATTCGGTGTCGCCGCGCCTGGGCTGGACGGTGGCCTTCCTGTACGTGGTATGCGGCGCGCTGCGTCTCGCGCGATACAACATCCGGCCGACGAGCTCGAAGCGCTACTTCGAAGGGTTTCCGATCCCCGCGGCCGCGAACGTCATGATCTTCTCGGTGATCTTCTCGGTCCACATGGGCCTCGTGCGCGACGACCGCACCATCTCGTCGATTCCCAATCTGATCCTGCTGCTGACGCTGTTCGTCGCCGGGCTGATGGTGAGCACGTTCCCGTATTACGGGTTCAAGGACGTGGACATGTTCCGGCGGCACAAATTCGGAACGCTCGTCTTTTTTGTCGGCCTACTGGTGTTCATTTTCCAGGAACCCGAGACGATGCTGTACCTGCTCATCATGGCGTACGCGATTTCGGGTCCCATCGTGTGGTATGTGACGCGCCAGTCGGGTACGCCCGAACCGCCGGCCGCGCCTCCGGCTCCCGCGCCGGAAGCGGCGCCCGCGCCGTGAGCGACGGCGCACCAATCGCCGTCCCACTTGGAAATCCGGGTCTGTTCGGCAATGGCGTGTTCGGTTAGGATTCGCGGAATTTTCGGGCGGCGTTTTCGGTGCGATCAAATCGCCGATCGCCGCCTTTTCGGGGAGTGAAAATCGAGATGTCCAAAACCTTTCATGTGGCCGTGGTGGGCGCGACCGGCGCCGTCGGCGAGCAGATGCTCGCCGTGCTCGAGGAACGCAACTTTCCGGTCGGCAAGCTGACGCTGCTCGCCTCCGCCCGGTCGGCGGGCGAAAAAATCCTCTTCAAGGGCAAACCCGTCACCGTTCAGGAACTGACGGAAAAAAGCTTCGAGGGCGTGCAGATCGCTCTGTTCTCGGCCGGCGGAAAAATCAGCGAGAAATTCTGTCCCATCGCCGCGCAGGCCGGCGCGGTGTGCGTGGACAATACGAGCGCGTGGCGCATGGACCCCGAGGTGCCGCTCGTGGTGCCCGAAGTCAACGCGCACGCGATCGCCGACTACACGAAGTCCGGCATCATCGCGAACCCCAACTGCTCGACGATCCAGATGGTGGTGGCGCTCGATCCCCTGCACCGCCGCGTGCCGATCAAGCGCGTGGTCGTCTCGACGTACCAGTCCGTCAGCGGCGCGGGCCGCCGGGCGATCCGCGAGTTGGCCGATCAGTCCGTCGCGATCTTCAACGCGAAGCCCGTGGAGCGATCGGTCTTCGCTCACCAGATCGCGTTCAACTGCCTGCCGCAGATCGACGTCTTCCTCGCCAACGCCTACACGCGCGAGGAGATGAAGATGGTGCACGAAACGCGCAAGATCATGGAGGTCCCCGAGCTGCGTCTGACCGCCACCACGGTGCGCGTGCCGACCTTCAACTGCCACTCCGAGTCGGTCAACGTGGAGTTCGAGAGCGATCTGTCGCCCGAGACCGCGCGCGAGATCTGGTCGAGCGCGCCGGGCGTGTTGGTGATGGACGACCCCGGCAAGAGCGAGTACCCCCTGAACGTGGCGGCCGTGGGACGCGACGAAACCTTCGTGGGGCGCATCCGCCGCGACGAATCGGTCGAGCACGGTCTGAACTTCTGGTGCGTCGCCGACAACCTGCGCAAGGGCGCGGCGACGAACGCGGTGCAGATCGCGGAAGTCCTGGCCGAGAAGTACCTGTAGTTCTTCGCCCAAAAACACGTGCGGGGCGGTTTTTTACCGCCCCGCGTCGTTTTCGATCGAACTCGCGAAGAAGGATTACTTGAAGCGGTACGCGCCCTGCACGCCGAGCCGAATGTCCTGGTACTTGGCGTCGTCGTCGTCGTTGACCTCTTCCTTGCCCGTGAAGTAGCCCAGGTTCATGTCGACGTCGAACTCCTTGCTCACGTCGGCGCCCGCGCCCACGCACAGCCCCAGCGTACTCAGCTTGCCGTCGCCGCTCTCGTCGGCCTTGTTCAGACCGCCGCGGATCGTCCACATCCCATTGATCGGATAGTTCGCGCCCACCGCGAAGGTCTGGCGTCGGAGCACGACGTCGATGTCGTCCTTCTCCAGGTTTTGACGCTGAATGTAGTCGCCCGTGAGCTGCAGGTTGTCCGCCTGCTTGATGATGTACGCCGTGCCAAGACCGAACTGGGCGGGGTACGCGCGGTAGATCTTCGTCTTGTCGTCCACCTTCGCGCCGTTTTCGTTTTCACCCTTGATCTTGATCTTGGGATTGTCCGACGCCCCGGCCTCGTACCACAAGCCGATCGTCCAGCGATTGATGGGTTCGACCACCGTTCCGAGCTCGAACGCGAACAGACCCGAGCCGGGATCGCCCGACGACTTGAGCTTGTTGTCTCCCGTTTTCTGATTCAATTCGGGCGTGTCCATCAGCAGGAAACGGAATCCCGCGCCGAGGCCCCACTGTTCCAGAATGCCGTACGAACCGCCGGCGCGAACCGAAAGCACCGACCGGGTGAGCTCGGTGTTCTGGTCGCCGTTGTTCCCCTTGCCCTTGGCGTCGACCTCCGACTTGTCGTTTACGTAGTCGATCTCGCCCAGGATCACGCCGCGACCCTTGTACGACTTGCCGCTCTTGTTGCCGAACGGATAGGTGATGAGGGCGTGCGGGTTGATCCACGTGCCCTTGGCGGTGACGTCCACCGCGTCGTTGTCCCAGTCGTCTTTTTGCAGGAGCGTGACGGGGATATCGAGCGAACCCTCCGCGCGATTCGTCTGCACTACGTTGCCGATGTTCTGGATCGTCGGGAAGTGATTGCCCGACTGGAAGACGCTGCCGCTGTAAGCGAGTCCGCGCGAAAGCGCCGTGTGCGGATCGGGCATGATGAGGATCAAACCGTGACCGCCGGGATAGCTCTGCGCCCACGCGGCGGACGCCCCTCCCATCGCGAGGATCAGGCAAATCGCCAGCAACACACGCATCGAAGCCACCTTGGACATGTCCAACCTCCATGAGATCCAGGCCAGATCAAGTTCGGTTCGCGGCATTATACGTGCGCGCATGTCGCCGTTGTCAAACGATTTTTCCGCTGACGGACGTGGACACGCACCGCTGCCTGTTATATGAGGGACGGGCAACCAAACGGACTCGCATGAACGACAAGCACCCGACCCTGCTGGTGGTGGCGGCGCACCCGGACGACGAAGTCTTGGGCTGCGGGGCCACGGTCGCTCTGCGCGTCGCCCAGGGATGGGTCGCCCACGTGGCGTTCATCGCGACGGGGATCTCTTCGCGTTTTGCCGACGCGAACGCCGACCGCGCCCGGATCGAGGCCGAGATCGCGACGCTGCGCGGTCAGTCGTCCCGCGCCGCCGGCGTCATCGGATTTTCCACGCAACGCTTCTTCGACTTTCCCGACAACGCTCTCGACACGGTGGGGCGACAGCCGATCGCGAGGGCGATCGACGAATTGCTTGACGAATTCCGCCCGCACACCGTTTTTACGCACCATCCGGGGGACTACAACTGGGATCACGGCGTGGTCTTCGACGCGGTGATGATGGCCGCGCGGCGTAGCCCGGGCGAGTTCGCGCCCGCCGAGGTCCTCGCTTTCGAGGTGGCGTCGTCCACCGAACGCGCGTTCGCATCGCCCGCGCGTGCGTTTTGCCCGAATGTGTATGTGGACGTCGGCCGCGCCATCGACAAGAAGAAGCTCGCGATGCGCTATTACGAGGGCGAGGCACGGCCGTACCCGCATCCGCGCAGCCCCGAGGGCATCGAATACGCGGCGCGGCATCGCGGGCTTGAGATCGGCGTGGAATACGCCGAGGCGTTCGAACTGATCCGCCGCGTGGAGACTTAGCGATGGATCGCGTGGAGGTTTGACGGTGGGCCGCGTCATCGTCATCGGCGGCATCGAGAGCACGTACGCCAACGCGCAGACGCTCTGCGACATGGGGCTCGACATCGTCATGTTCTACACGCGCGGCGAGCGCTCGCCGGGCTGGGAGGGCGTGGCGATGGTGGACGAGTCGCGCTTCCCCTTCGCCGCCGCGGTGCCGCGCACGATCGTGCAGGGCAACATCAACGAGCACGTCGGACAGATGCGCGACCTGCGTCCCGACCTCATCTTCTCGCTCGGCTGGCAACAGATCTATCGACGCGACCTGCTGTCGGTGTGCCCCGTCATCGGCATCCACGAGAGCCTGCTGCCCGAGGGCGCGGGCGCGGTGCCCATCGCCAACGCGATCCTGCACGACCGGCCCATCACGGGCGTGACGCTCTTCGAGATCGACGCCGGAATGGACACCGGGCCGATCATCGGGCAACTGCGCGGACGGCTCGATCCGCGCACCGCCACGGCGACGCAGCTCTACGAGGAGGCAATGGCGCTGGAGCGCACGCTGCTGCGCGTGTTCGTGCCCATGCTGCTGGACGGCGCCGCGCCGCGAATTGGGCAGGATTTCTCGCGGCGCATGGTCTACGATAAAATCGACTGGGATGCCTGGCCCGCGGACAAGGTCCGCCGCGCGCGCACCTACCCCTATGCGTGACGGGAAGATTCAATTCGAGCGCGCGAGGCCCATCGATCCCGATGCGCGGCTCGTGCTCGCATGGCGAAACGATCCGGCCACGCTCGCGCAGTTCTTTCATCAGACTCCGAAAGAGTGGGACGATTTTCGGCGCGAGTTCCGCGACGAATATTTCCGGCACGCGCATCTGCCGCCGCTCTTTGCCGTGATGAACGGCGAGCGCGTCGCGTTTCTGCGTTTTCTTCCCTACGGCGGCCGGCGCGCGGCCTGCGACGTGTCGATCAATGTCGCGCCCGATCGGCGCGGGCAAGGCATCGGCGCGGCGTTGCTGCGCGCCGTGCAGGATGTATTGCGTTCGTCGGGCATCGACGAAATCGTGGCGGAGATCCGACCGGGCAACGTCGCGTCGCGGCGCGCGTTCGAATCGGCGGGCTTTTCGTTTTGGGACGAAACGCAAAAGAGTCTCGTCGATCTCGACGATCCGATCGATATCGTGCGCTATCGTCGTTCACTTCGGGAGCCGTCGATGGGTGACAGGGTTTTCATCATCGCCGAGGCAGGATCGAACTGGCGCTGCGGCTCCCCCGCGCGCGACATGTCGATGGCGAAGACACTCATCGACGTCGCGGCCGAGGCGGGCGCGGATGCCGTGAAGTTCCAGACCTATAGGGCCGAAACGGTGTACGTGCCCAACGCGGGGGACTCCGAATATCTCGCCGAGGCGGGAATCCGCGAGTCGATCACGGACATCTTTCGCGACCTGTCGATGCCCTACGAGATGATTCCCGAGCTGGCCGCGCACGCCGCGAAGCAGGGGATCGAGTTCATGTCCACGCCGTTTTCCGTCGCGGACTTCGACGCGATCGATCCGTTCGTCGCGCGGCACAAGATCGCGTCATACGAGATCTGCCACCTGCGTTTGCTGCAACTCGCGGGACGAAGCGGCAAGCCGCTGATTCTCTCGACGGGCGCGAGCGACGAGGCGGATATCGCATGGGCGATGGAGACGTTTCTTGCCGCCGGCGGTCGCGAGTTGACGTTGCTCCAGTGCACCGCGAAGTACCCCGCGCCGGTGGACGCGATGAACCTTCGCGCGATCGGCCGCCTCGCGAGGCGATTCGGCGTGCCGGTCGGGCTCTCCGATCACAGCCGCCATCCGACGTGGGCGCCGCTCGCCGCCGTGGCGCTCGGCGCCACGGTGATCGAAAAACACTACACGCTCGACAATCGCCTCCCCGGCCCCGATCATTCGTTCGCCCTCACGCCGGGTGAGCTCGCCGAACTCGTGCGGGCCGTGCGCGCGGCGGAGATGATGCTCGGATCAGGAGAGAAACATGTCCTCCAGGTCGAGGGTGAGCTGCGCGACTTTGCCCAGCGCGCGATTCAGGCGACGCGCGACATCCGCGCCGGCGAAACGCTCGCCGAGGGCGTGAACATCGACATTTTGCGCCCCGGCAATCGGGCGCGGGGGCTTCACCCGCGACGGATCGGCGAGATCGAAGGGAGCAGGGCCGCGCGCGACATCGCCCTCGGCGACGGCATTCGCGAGGGAGACTGGATCCCGTGACCGCGCGTGTGCGAGCGCTGTTCGTGGATCTCGACGGCACGCTCGCCGACAGCATCGAAGCGATGTACGACGTGTATCGCGTGTTCGTCGAACTCCACGGCGGTGCGGCGAGCCGCGACGAGTTCGACCGTCTCAACGGTCCGTCGCTGCGCGAAGTGGTGGCCGATCTCGCCCGCACGCACAGGATTTCCGGAGACATCGATTCGCTGTATCGCGACTACATCGCGGCTGTGGACGGCGCCTACGCGACCGCCGTCCGCCCGAATAACGGCGCGAACGAATTTATCGACACGGCGACGGACCTCGATATCGATCTCGTGCTCGTGACCGCGAACCATCGCGGCGCGGCCGAGGCGTTTCTCGCCGCGCACGGCTGGCGTGAGCGATTTTCCGCGCTCGTGACGGGTGACGACGTGTCGGTCGGAAAGCCCGATCCCGCCCTCTATCATCACGCCCTCGCCGCCGCGTGCATCGACAATCCCGCGCACACGCTCGCCGTCGAAGATGCCGCGAACGGCATCGAGGCGGCCATCGGGGCGGGCGTGCCGACGATCGCGCTGCGCCGTGACGGACGACCGCCCATTCCGCATTCGCTCGTCGTGGCGACCGCCCGGAATCTGCATGATGCCGCGCGGATTCTTCGGGAGACGTGCCGTGTTTGAGCCGTGCGTGCCGGTCGCAATTCCGACGGACGTTCGCCTCGTCGTGGCCGACGACCCGCTTGTGCTCGGCGACGAACTCGAACGAGTTGTTGACGGGGAGTGGGAACGCGAACAGAGCGAGCGCGGCGTCCGACTCGTGAACAATCCCATCCTCAGCTATCTCGGCTTCGACGGTCATGCGATCCACGGGCGGTTTGTGGAGTACCGCCACTACATCGCCTCGCGCCGCCGGCCCGACCTGTTTCCGCCTCGGCTCGTCTGCGCCATGGGCATCAGCGGTCTGACGCTGGTCGCGGGCGGCGTGGTGTTCGCACAAAGGTCGGCGCGCGTGACGTGTTATCCAAATCTGTGGGAGCTCGTCCCTTCCGGGTCCATCGACCTCGTCGGCTTGCGTGACGACGGCACACTCGACTTCCGCGCCGCGCTCGCGGCCGAACTCGCGCAGGAGGTCAACATCGAAGTTCCCGATCTCGTGGCGCTGCGTCCCTACGCTCTCATCTACGATCCCAACATCCGCACGTGCGACATCGCGCTCGCGCTCGCCACCGGTCTCTCACCGGACGCGTTTTTGGAGCGCGCCCGCGAGCGCCACGAGGACGAATATCAAGCGGTCGAGTGCGTGACATTCGATCATCTGGACGACTTCGTCCGGCGCGTCGGCGACACGATCATTCCCGTGTCGCACACCATGCTCGAACCGGCGTGGCTCGGCCGTGCGCTGGATGCCCTCGATGGCTGACGTCGATCGCATCGAATCGCCGCGGATTCCGGTCGCACATTTCGCGTGGGTCTTCGCCGTCGCGGCGACGGTATGGGCGATTTTCTTCTGGGCGAACTTTCACGCGCTCACGGCGCCCGATTCGCTCAAATACGCTCAGGCCGCGCGCAATTTCCTGCGCGGCGACGGCTTCGCCATCGAAATGCGTCACGCGTCGGATTTCGCGCTTTACGCCGACGGCGACCGCATGGAGCGCATCGCTGTCGCGCACCGGTTTGGGTACTTCATCGCGCCCGCGTGGACGGCTCTGTGGTTCGCCCTGCTGGGCGAGGAGGATTGGGTCGCGGCATTCGCGACGGGCTGGTGGTACGTCCTCGCCGTTCCGTTGATGTTCGCGCTCGCGCGCGAG from Deltaproteobacteria bacterium includes these protein-coding regions:
- a CDS encoding GNAT family N-acetyltransferase codes for the protein MRDGKIQFERARPIDPDARLVLAWRNDPATLAQFFHQTPKEWDDFRREFRDEYFRHAHLPPLFAVMNGERVAFLRFLPYGGRRAACDVSINVAPDRRGQGIGAALLRAVQDVLRSSGIDEIVAEIRPGNVASRRAFESAGFSFWDETQKSLVDLDDPIDIVRYRRSLREPSMGDRVFIIAEAGSNWRCGSPARDMSMAKTLIDVAAEAGADAVKFQTYRAETVYVPNAGDSEYLAEAGIRESITDIFRDLSMPYEMIPELAAHAAKQGIEFMSTPFSVADFDAIDPFVARHKIASYEICHLRLLQLAGRSGKPLILSTGASDEADIAWAMETFLAAGGRELTLLQCTAKYPAPVDAMNLRAIGRLARRFGVPVGLSDHSRHPTWAPLAAVALGATVIEKHYTLDNRLPGPDHSFALTPGELAELVRAVRAAEMMLGSGEKHVLQVEGELRDFAQRAIQATRDIRAGETLAEGVNIDILRPGNRARGLHPRRIGEIEGSRAARDIALGDGIREGDWIP
- a CDS encoding aspartate-semialdehyde dehydrogenase yields the protein MSKTFHVAVVGATGAVGEQMLAVLEERNFPVGKLTLLASARSAGEKILFKGKPVTVQELTEKSFEGVQIALFSAGGKISEKFCPIAAQAGAVCVDNTSAWRMDPEVPLVVPEVNAHAIADYTKSGIIANPNCSTIQMVVALDPLHRRVPIKRVVVSTYQSVSGAGRRAIRELADQSVAIFNAKPVERSVFAHQIAFNCLPQIDVFLANAYTREEMKMVHETRKIMEVPELRLTATTVRVPTFNCHSESVNVEFESDLSPETAREIWSSAPGVLVMDDPGKSEYPLNVAAVGRDETFVGRIRRDESVEHGLNFWCVADNLRKGAATNAVQIAEVLAEKYL
- the pssA gene encoding CDP-diacylglycerol--serine O-phosphatidyltransferase encodes the protein MWFQEKKPGQQTSPRFLRRARRIGASKTQGTRRGFYLFPNLVTSGSLLLGFYAITKSFQGDFLKASWAIFAATFLDGLDGKIARLTNSASPFGAQYDSLSDLVTFGVAPGLIIFNFALAHSVSPRLGWTVAFLYVVCGALRLARYNIRPTSSKRYFEGFPIPAAANVMIFSVIFSVHMGLVRDDRTISSIPNLILLLTLFVAGLMVSTFPYYGFKDVDMFRRHKFGTLVFFVGLLVFIFQEPETMLYLLIMAYAISGPIVWYVTRQSGTPEPPAAPPAPAPEAAPAP
- a CDS encoding PIG-L family deacetylase translates to MNDKHPTLLVVAAHPDDEVLGCGATVALRVAQGWVAHVAFIATGISSRFADANADRARIEAEIATLRGQSSRAAGVIGFSTQRFFDFPDNALDTVGRQPIARAIDELLDEFRPHTVFTHHPGDYNWDHGVVFDAVMMAARRSPGEFAPAEVLAFEVASSTERAFASPARAFCPNVYVDVGRAIDKKKLAMRYYEGEARPYPHPRSPEGIEYAARHRGLEIGVEYAEAFELIRRVET
- a CDS encoding HAD-IA family hydrolase, producing MTARVRALFVDLDGTLADSIEAMYDVYRVFVELHGGAASRDEFDRLNGPSLREVVADLARTHRISGDIDSLYRDYIAAVDGAYATAVRPNNGANEFIDTATDLDIDLVLVTANHRGAAEAFLAAHGWRERFSALVTGDDVSVGKPDPALYHHALAAACIDNPAHTLAVEDAANGIEAAIGAGVPTIALRRDGRPPIPHSLVVATARNLHDAARILRETCRV